Proteins encoded together in one Camelina sativa cultivar DH55 chromosome 9, Cs, whole genome shotgun sequence window:
- the LOC104711491 gene encoding 1-aminocyclopropane-1-carboxylate synthase 9, translating to MKQLSTKVTSNGHGQDSSYFLGWEEYEKNPYDEIKNPDGIIQMGLAENQLCFDLIETWLAKNPDAAGLKKDGQSIFKELALFQDYHGLPEFKKALAEFMEEIRGNRVTFDPSKIVLAAGSTSANETLMFCLAEPGDAFLLPTPYYPGFDRDLKWRTGAEIVPIHCTSSNGFQITESALQQAYQQAQKLDLKVKGVLVTNPSNPLGTMLTRREINLLVDFISSKNIHLISDEIYSGTVFGFEQFVSVMDVLKDKNLENSEVSKRVHVVYSLSKDLGLPGFRVGAIYSNDEMVVSAATKMSSFGLVSSQTQYLLSALLSDKKFTSKYLDENQKRLKIRQKQLVSGLEAAGVTCLKSNAGLFCWVDMRHLLDTNTFEAELELWKKIVYEVKLNISPGSSCHCTEPGWFRVCFANMSEDTLDLAMKRLKEYVESTDSRRMISKSSHERIKSLRKRTVSNWVFRVSWTDRVPDER from the exons atgaaacaactgTCGACAAAAGTGACAAGCAATGGTCATGGACAAGACTCTTCCTACTTCTTGGGATGGGAAGAATACGAGAAGAACCCTTACGACGAAATCAAGAACCCTGATGGGATTATCCAAATGGGTCTTGCCGAAAACCAG CTATGTTTTGATCTCATAGAGACATGGTTAGCTAAGAATCCGGACGCAGCCGGACTCAAGAAGGACGGCCAATCCATTTTCAAAGAGCTTGCTCTCTTCCAAGACTATCATGGCCTACCCGAATTCAAGAAA GCTTTGGCAGAGTTTATGGAGGAAATAAGAGGTAATAGAGTAACATTTGATCCAAGCAAGATTGTCCTAGCTGCTGGTTCAACCTCTGCCAACGAAACTCTCATGTTTTGTCTCGCCGAACCCGGAGACGCTTTCCTTTTACCAACTCCGTACTACCCAGG ATTCGATAGAGATTTGAAATGGAGAACGGGAGCAGAGATCGTACCTATTCATTGCACAAGCTCTAATGGGTTCCAAATAACGGAGTCAGCTCTCCAACAAGCTTATCAACAAGCTCAAAAGCTTGATCTTAAGGTCAAAGGAGTTCTTGTTACCAACCCGTCTAACCCTCTTGGCACTATGTTGACCAGAAGAGAAATTAACCTTCTCGTTGACTTCATTTCTTCCAAAAACATTCATCTCATAAGCGACGAGATCTATTCAGGTACCGTTTTTGGGTTTGAACAGTTTGTGAGTGTCATGGATGTCTTAAAAGACAAGAATCTTGAGAATAGCGAAGTCTCCAAGCGGGTTCACGTTGTTTATAGTCTTTCCAAAGATCTCGGTTTACCGGGTTTTCGTGTTGGGGCAATATACTCCAACGACGAAATGGTTGTTTCCGCTGCAACAAAAATGTCAAGTTTCGGCCTCGTGTCGTCTCAAACACAGTACCTTCTCTCTGCATTGCTTTCAGACAAGAAGTTCACAAGTAAATACCTCGACGAAAACCAGAAAAGACTCAAGATTCGTCAGAAGCAACTCGTCTCCGGTCTAGAAGCTGCAGGGGTTACTTGTCTTAAAAGTAACGCTGGTTTGTTCTGTTGGGTTGACATGAGACATCTCTTGGACACAAACACATTCGAAGCAGAGCTTGAGCTCTGGAAAAAGATTGTATATGAAGTCAAGCTAAATATTTCACCCGGTTCATCGTGCCATTGTACTGAACCGGgttggtttagggtttgtttcgCCAACATGAGTGAAGATACACTCGATTTGGCGATGAAGAG GCTCAAAGAGTACGTAGAGTCGACAGATAGTAGAAGAATGATATCCAAAAGCAGCCATGAAAGGATCAAGAGTTTGAGGAAGAGGACTGTCTCTAACTGGGTTTTCCGGGTTTCATGGACCGACCGTGTACCTGATGAACGATGA
- the LOC104711493 gene encoding pentatricopeptide repeat-containing protein At3g49710 codes for MNQTPWKFKSFRDLLLKSVAERDLFTGKSLHALYVKSIVASSTYLSNHFVNLYSKCGCLSYARAAFDSTEEPNVFSYNVIVKAYAKDSKIHIARQLFDEIPQPDTVSYNTLISGYADARETVAAMVLFMRMRELGFEVDGFTLSGLIAACCGRVELIKQLHCFAVSGGFDSYSSVNNAFVTYYSKGGLLKEAVSVFYGMDELRDEVSWNSMIVAYGQHKEGAKALALYKEMIFKGFKIDMFTLASVLNALTSLDCLIGGRQFHGKLIKAGFHQNSHVGSGLIDFYSKCGGCEGMSECEKVFQEILSPDLVLWNTMISGYSMNEELSEEAVKSFRQMQRIGHRPDDCSFVCVTSACSNLSSPSQGKQIHGLAIKSHIPSNRISVNNALISLYYKSGNLQDARHVFDRMLELNAVSYNCMIKGYAQHGHGTEALLLYQQMLDSGIAPNNITFVAVLSACAHCGKVEEGQKYFNTMKETFKIEPEAEHYSCMIDLLGRAGKLEEAERFIDAMPYKPGSVAWAALLGACRKHKNMALAERAANELMVMQPLAATPYVMLANMYADAGKWEEMASVRKSMRGKRIRKKPGCSWIEVKKKKHVFVAEDWSHPMIREVNEYLEEMMKKMKKLGYVMDKKWAMVKEDDAGEGEEEMRLGHHSEKLAVAFGLMSTRDGEELVVVKNLRICGDCHNAIKFMSAVAGREIIVRDNLRFHCFKDGKCSCGDYW; via the coding sequence ATGAACCAGACGCCATGGAAGTTCAAATCTTTTCGAGACCTTCTACTAAAATCTGTAGCGGAGAGAGATCTCTTCACTGGGAAATCACTTCACGCACTCTACGTGAAGTCCATCGTAGCTTCTTCCACTTACCTCTCAAACCACTTCGTGAATCTTTACTCCAAGTGTGGTTGTCTTTCCTACGCACGAGCCGCGTTCGACTCCACGGAAGAACCCAATGTCTTCTCTTACAATGTAATCGTCAAAGCTTACGCGAAAGATTCCAAAATCCATATTGCACGTCAGCTGTTCGACGAAATTCCTCAACCAGACACTGTTTCTTATAATACCCTTATCTCGGGTTACGCTGATGCTAGAGAAACTGTTGCCGCGATGGTTCTTTTTATGAGAATGAGAGAATTGGGATTTGAGGTTGATGGGTTTACGTTATCAGGGTTGATAGCAGCTTGCTGTGGCCGTGTTGAATTGATAAAGCAGCTTCATTGTTTCGCTGTCTCCGGAGGGTTTGATTCTTACTCGTCTGTGAATAACGCCTTTGTTACTTATTATAGTAAAGGCGGGCTTTTGAAAGAGGCGGTGTCGGTGTTCTACGGGATGGATGAATTAAGAGATGAAGTTTCGTGGAATTCGATGATTGTGGCTTACGGGCAGCACAAGGAAGGAGCAAAGGCCTTAGCTTTGTATAAAGAAATGATCTTTAAAGGGTTCAAGATTGATATGTTTACATTGGCTAGTGTTTTAAATGCCCTCACGAGCTTGGATTGTTTGATAGGTGGACGTCAGTTCCACGGTAAGCTGATCAAGGCAGGGTTTCACCAGAATTCACACGTGGGGAGTGGTTTGATCGATTTCTACTCGAAATGTGGGGGTTGTGAAGGTATGTCTGAATGCGAGAAGGTGTTTCAAGAGATTCTATCGCCGGATTTGGTTCTATGGAATACGATGATTTCTGGATATTCAATGAACGAGGAGCTCTCTGAAGAAGCTGTGAAGAGTTTTAGACAGATGCAACGTATTGGACACAGACCTGATGATTGCAGTTTTGTCTGCGTCACCAGCGCTTGCTCAAATCTCTCCTCTCCTTCTCAGGGCAAGCAGATTCATGGCTTGGCTATCAAATCTCACATCCCTTCGAATAGAATTTCTGTGAACAACGCATTGATTTCATTGTATTACAAAAGTGGAAACCTGCAAGATGCAAGGCATGTATTTGATCGAATGCTGGAACTTAATGCCGTGTCTTACAATTGTATGATTAAAGGTTATGCACAGCACGGACATGGGACAGAAGCATTGCTTTTATACCAACAGATGCTGGACTCGGGTATTGCTCCTAACAATATAACCTTTGTAGCCGTTCTTTCTGCTTGTGCACACTGTGGTAAAGTCGAGGAGGGTCAGAAGTACTTCAACACCATGAAGGAGACATTCAAGATCGAACCAGAGGCTGAGCATTATTCTTGTATGATTGATCTTTTAGGCAGAGCAGGGAAGCTAGAAGAGGCTGAGAGATTCATAGATGCAATGCCGTATAAGCCAGGCTCTGTTGCTTGGGCTGCGTTGCTCGGTGCTTgtagaaaacacaaaaacatggcTCTTGCGGAGAGAGCAGCTAATGAGCTTATGGTGATGCAACCATTAGCTGCCACGCCGTATGTGATGTTAGCAAACATGTATGCAGATGCTGGGAAATGGGAAGAGATGGCCTCGGTGAGGAAATCAATGAGGGggaaaagaataagaaagaaaccgGGATGTAGTTGGAtcgaagtgaagaagaagaagcatgtgTTTGTGGCAGAAGATTGGTCTCATCCGATGATACGGGAGGTGAATGAGTATCTagaggagatgatgaagaagatgaagaaacttgGATATGTGATGGATAAGAAATGGGCAATGGTGAAGGAGGATGATGCAggcgaaggagaagaagagatgcgGTTAGGACATCACAGCGAGAAGCTAGCTGTGGCTTTTGGGCTAATGTCGACAAGAGATGGAGAGGAATTAGTTGTGGTGAAGAATTTGAGAATATGCGGGGATTGTCACAATGCAATCAAGTTTATGTCTGCAGTTGCAGGTAGAGAGATCATTGTAAGAGATAACCTTAGGTTTCATTGCTTCAAAGATGGCAAGTGTTCATGTGGAGATTACTGgtga